One Melospiza georgiana isolate bMelGeo1 chromosome 25, bMelGeo1.pri, whole genome shotgun sequence genomic window, ggcctccaaacacaaacaacggtgcttttccctggaaaacaaaactcgcctgccaattggtactatcaaaccagcccaacttggcactggtgcctccatgggtctggtaaccatcctgcctatcatagcttttcaggacctagccggtcactcccagccgcaggcccccaacaaaaaccacggcccttttttctggcaaaaaaaactcagcttccccgcttctggatggcagattgcaggagccacttggtactatcaaaccagcccgacttggcacagacagagctcacaggggctcagcactggcaggggcaGTGGGATGGCCCCgagggggctgtgtcacagcagcacctctggggctgTGTTACAGAGGCACCGAGCAGCTGGAATGTCAACAAGGGGCTGTGTAACAACACAGAGTGGGTTGTGTGGAGTCACAGATTGGGCTATGACATCACGGAGTTTATTTTGTGAGGTCATTGAGCACCTATGGCATCACAGAGGGGATTCTGtaacatcacagagcaggctgtgacataATGACATGGTTGTATGGCATCATAGCGCTGACTGTGAGTTCATAGTCAGTGCTGTGACATTACAGAGTGGCCGTATGAACTCATAGAGAGGGTTCTGTGGCATCACTGAGGGTGTTGTGACTTCACagagatgtctgtgacatcatAGTGTGAGGACATAGAGCAGATCCTCCATTCATAGAGTGTGGATCTGGGGCATCAGAGAGTTGGTTGTGCCATCACTgggtggctgtgtaacatcatagagaaagctgtgacatcacagcagACATTGTGCAATCATAGAGTGACTTTCTGACATGTCAGAGACTTCTGTGACATCAAAGAGCACCTCTATCACATCATCGGGTGGCATCCCAGAGTTGGCTCTATGACACCACAGGTACTGTGTTACATTACAGGAGGTTATATGAACTCACAGGGGTCTGTATGACATCACAgatggctgtgtgacatcacaggggctgtgtgaggtcactggggaggacactctgccccagcccccctcacagctccccccagagcagtccaaccctgctcatgcacagcggggtcccctgtccccccaggtccccccgcccccggccctgcagcctcccccagaggatgttccacgagatcgaccccagagcctgacatggggaTGGGGGGCCGGTGCACAACcaagcacagggggacagggaccccccggcagcatccccgtgtcccccagggccagagcctgggccagggcccctTCACCCTGTTACCAACAAGGCCTTGAGAGCGCTGAAAAAATACCCAGCAAGGGATCAgccaaaaccagatttaatGTTAaggtgcagcagcacaaagttccttggcaagagtcactctgctcctgactggacacttcaggcacaccaaggaaaataaagcaaaaaaaccaaataaaatccagggaaagaaaacagaaattaaccCAGAACTGGGTCTTTCCTTCCTCTAGATAAGAACTCTCCTTCTTGGCCAGGTACACATGGTCAAATTTGTGATTCCACTTCCAATATTCTCTATTGGAACAGACTGGACGAGATTGTTGGatcaaaacatttcttttctgggTGAGGAAGAGGCAGGTCCAaccttgccctgccctggaaccccagtccccccagagcctctatcccagcccagcagtgtctgccagtccctggcacagcacaggcaatgctccacagccacctctgcagcccccagcccagctcctgagggaccaaatgagcccaagtcccacctgggggaagggcccaggaagaccaagggCTATTGAAGGCTGACCAGAatgcaagcacacatcttgaaCTTACCTTCgcttggaatttccatctgaatactgctggaatccaggagttggtatctgtgtgtgtgcttctctgtatcttttgtttctttctctctttctgggTCTTCTTCTCCTTCATCTAATTCCCTCTTCTTGCAAATTTGGAGTAACATAAAATTGAAATGGCGTCAAGTTTGTGAAGTTGAATCGGCCTAGTTATTGctttgagaaatattttttgttgatTGAATGTAATATTAAACATTTTGCCAAAGTTTCCCTGATTTTCTAAAGGTGCCAGTAAaggctgtttggtttttttgatcTCTTGATCTCATCAGTATTTCTCCAGTGCGTCCAACTCAGAGGACACAAATAATTCTgattccttttaaatgtctccttgaGAGAGTTGTTTGGGGAATGGGACtcagggcttgtgtgtcctgcttggcacagcccaggcagggctttcccagacacattccacactccatttcccagctgcagccactggtgcctctgagttgtgctgccccagccccagggacgctctccttgtctgcccattcccccacggtctctgggcagggatggcctcagtgggggctgctgacatcctcagcaacttggaggctgctgctgaattttcctgctccagaggcttgttcagccttcagctcttcagtgcaggaattcagtgtcccagggctcattaacattcagaacacttTAACAAGCCAAGCCCTGGGGAGGCCCAGGGAGGTGAGTGAGTCACTGTCCCTGAATTGTTTAAGggaagactggatgtggcactgagtgccatggcCTTGGTGACAAGGTGGTATTGGGTCCCAGGTTGGATTTGATGCTCcccaaggtcttttccagcctggttGATTCCCTGAtgattgtgacactgcagggcctggtGGCACTAagaggaccatggtgacactgtgtacgacatggcagcacagagccaaggggccattgtgacactgtgggccTGAATGGAAGCAAGGAGTCCATGGTGACAGTCCGGGTCCTGCTGGAACCACAGTGTCCATTGTGAACttgcagggccttgtggaactGAGGGGCCATTGTGccactgtggaaccaaggagacccttgggagagcctggggacaATGGAATCAAGGGGCCCTTGCTCCATTGCAAGGACTCTGGCAGCTGAGGGAacaattgtgacactgtggtgccccatggaaccaagggtccctGGTGACATTGCAGGATCTTGTGTCACCAGGGCTCCATTGTGAAACTGCAACATCAAGGAATTCATTGTGACACTCCAAGGCCTCATGGAGCCAAGAGaccactgtgaccctgcagaGCCTTGTGGAACCATGCAGAGCATTGTGACAGAGCAGGACCTGGTGTCATGATGGGGCCATTGcgacactgcagggccccatggaaccaaggggacacTACTGCCTCAGGGACTCCTGGAATGAAGGAAACGTGTTTGACACCGTGGGCCTTGGGACGAAGAGCTAAATGTGacactgtggaaccaaggagagcGTTGCTGCACTGCCAGACCTCGTGGAATCAAGgatccattgtgacactacagggCCTTGGGGGACACAGTGACACTGTGACACCAAGGGATGCTAGGGAACCAAAAGGAACACTGTGACCCTgggaggcctcatggaatcatggagaccattgggacactctggggcctcatggaaccgtGATGACACCAAGTTGTCTGGGattgtggatctgctggagggtagggtagaagggctctgcacagggccctggacaggctggatccaggacccaaatccaacaaggtgaggtttaacaagtccaagtgctgggtcctgcactttgaCCACAACACCgcctgcagcactacaggctggggacagagtgtctggacagcagccaggaagaaagggacctgcagggagtgatggacagcaggctggacatgagccagcagtgtacccaggtggccaagaaggctaatggctcctggccaggatCATGAATGATGTGGCCAGTAGGAGCaaggcagggattcttcccctgggctcagcactgcttgggaagcacctcgagtgctgtgtccagttctgggtcTCTCTCCCCCCCCAATTAAGGAAGGaacatggaggggctggagcatgtccagagaagggcaacaaggagGGGGAGGAGTCTGGAACACGAGGCCAGTGAGGAGTggctggggttgtttatcctggagaagaggagtCTCAGGGGAGAGACAaggcagtgtcagggcacaggttggacttgatgatctccaaggaCTTTTCCAAACTttctgattctgggattctctgggaccacccttggagcagttgcaggatgaaccctgggcctcctcttcagaagctccagcagcccaggtccctcagcttctcctgccagccccaaagcccatcctgtcagtcctgcagagcctctgcagctcctcctcattgcccagaacagggagccccagagccagacgcagcagcccagatgtgcccccctggcctggggtgtcTCTGGCAAGGGAGGAGcaccagccactgcaggagcctgcagacaattcctgcagcacttgtaggatgatcctgctgcccaagggacgttcccatggtgccaagtcaggaactgcaatgagGAGTGAggccagagaggaaaaggcaaacagggatgggctgtttgcacTGGAGGGAACAAGGGCTAGGCAATAGGAAGAAATTTGTGCCAGAAAgtgtaaagaaagcaaagatgaAGCCAatgaaatgctcagggcagtttgggggtccctgccaggcagccctggccctgAGCAACAGCATCTGCAGTGTCACTGGAAACttccagctgatgggaacaaactttctggctgactgcagaggccaggacaaagctgagtggtttccctggtgtccccaagcccttgctggccccggtggctgatggcatttgtgctccctcaggttcatgtccccacagcaacagcatgggggtgctcgccctgctgtgtgcaatgcaaacaggggctgctgagccagtgctgccgtgtctgttcctgcaaggatggggcacctgtgtgagctggggagaggccaggaCTGAAgagggggatgttgttggcagctccatgaggacgctctgggacgctgcccaGTGTCCAGTGCACTCGTCTGTCCAgtgcactggggatggatcagcccctgctctgctgctccttcccatctccccCATGGCCCTtacagagccccagccatgctgttttcGCCCAGCCTGCCCgcggccagcctggggctgctcacggggcttttctgagctgagcattggcctgggtgtgttcttgagagagcctgggcaaggagcctggagcccacAGGCCCCGGGCTGAGGCgtcagagctgccccagcagtgcccatggcctgtccctgctgcagccccggcactgccacccccaggactGTGCCCGGCcctgagagcactcaggccctacagcaacaccagggccaccagggcagcggggcagggccatggcagcagcacaggccacaccaagtgctgctgctacTGGGCACAGGatctgtgccagcactgatctgcccccagctctgcacacagacattgctgctgcagctccagagaaggcaacaaaagggcatctctgcagaaaactctgctgggagatcctttagttCCTTTAAAGCCACTTAGAGTGCAGCtcctcattgacacagtctgtAGCCACAGGgaagatggagagaaaaaatgagaaattgcACAGACAATGACATATCTTTGCGAAAAATATGgaacaaataaagaaaagaaagcaaaagtttAAACCAACAAGGAGTATCAAAGATGATTTTTATTGCAATTAAATtacaaaaacaggaaaatagtTTAATGTTCCCGTAAGCATCCCATCATCAGTCTCCACACGGCAGCTTTGAGCTCCttgttcctcaggctgtagatgagtgggttcagggctggaggcaccaccgagtacagaactgacagggccacatccagggatggggaggataTTGAGGGGGCCTTCAATTGAGCAAATATTCCAGTGCTGACAAACAGGGAGATTacggccaggtgagggaggcaagTGGAAAAtgctttgtgccgtccctgctcagaggggatcctcagcacggccctgaagatctgcacataggagaaaacaatgaacacaaaacatcCGAGTCCTAAACAGACACTAACTGCAATAAGCCCAAGTTCCCTGTGGTTTGAGTGtaagcaggagagcttgaggatctgggggatttcacagaagaactggcccagggcattgccatggcacaggggcagggaaaatgtattggctgtgtgcatgaCAGCATTGAGAAAGCCacctgcccaggcagctgctgccatgtgggcacaaactctgctgcccaggagggtcccgtagtgcaggggtttgcagatggacacatagcggtcgtagcacatgatggtcaggagagAAAGCTCTACtgagaggaaaaacagaaagaaaaagagctgtgcagcacatcctgtgtaggagatggtcctggtgtcccagagggaattgtgcatggctttggggacagtggtgcagatggagcccaggtcgctgagggccaggttgagcaggaagaagaacatgggcgtgtgcagcTGGTGGCCGCAGACTatggcgctgatgatgaggccgttgcccaggagggcagccagggtgatgcccagcaagaggcagaagtgcaggagctgcagctgccatgtgtctgccaatgccagcaggaggaagtgcctgacGGAGCTGCTGTTAGACATTTGTGTAGCCTTGGCATTGGGATCTGTAAAAAAAGTAATCATTTGGTAGTTGGGTTTGGAGAGGACtttaaatatcccagcacagcctgggggcactttccccccccctgcctgcccagggctctgctgcctggagctgtccctgccagcagctgctttcctgtgaccagggctgggccctgccagtgctgccagagcccagcccagctctgggggctcaggtctgccctgcagacacctCCCAGatcaggcactgcccaggggcagctctggctctgcaggcgCTTATGGCAACGTCAGAGCAAccctgaggaggctggaaaagcgACGCTGATGCTGCCTCAAGGGGCCTTGTGCTGATTTCTTTCACTGCCTGGTTAGTAAGTTCTGAGAgaaagcctttttctttttctgaatgtGAACTGAGAGATTGATATCAATGTGTACTTTCTCATCCAGGCAACTCAGAGCAGTAGATTgaaaaagaaggatttttcctttcatgctgcccctgccttgctgtgctccttGTATAATCTGCTTAGAAATGTTCTGCAGTTGaatgccctgctgggagcagtcctgaGCAATGCAGCATCCTCACCACACAAGGAGAACACTTCCAATTCttaccagctgtctcctcccacccagaccttgttccccagtgctgggagcagctgccagggctggctgagagctgtccctggcaggcagcagagtccctgccccagcacagcaccctgggctgcaggaccctgccctgcaggactgccctgggcacccctggctgctctgcacaagagacaatcagagaatgtactcaaagagtctgtaggcattgggatgttccagctttaggagatggctccaggagctgcagctgcactgtcctgcagccagaggttcctgtgccaagggctggtagtgattctgccccaggcacttctcagcaccttcccagccctgactgattgaagctctctgtgcctctgtgctgtgcctgaggtggctgcaggcagtgcccaagccctgctgggctgagagaaaagctgctcatgaaaagaaatgtgcttttgaagctcttcttggttaccaggagctgctgctgtgccaggagcccagcccaactcagcagcacagacagagcacaaggactttaatgagcctctggggctttatgctcaggccctgaacatcagtccctgagagggagctgaagaaacctctccagagctccaagtcagaatccaactccaaagtttcttggacttttaatgggtcccactgaggaacATGATTGAGAAAGTGTCCCaaggccccaggcagagcagagaactggaggcagtgatgacaagtggggacaaagagaagccaagtcttggtgccctggggcacagtaTCAGGATCTGTGCCATGAAGGGCTGTGATGAGACACCTtgtgctgaggccctggggcctcctggcacagccccagtcaggctgggcactgttagccccttgtcctgccctcagcatccccccctagcccacatcccagtggcctcaagggTCTGCTGGAAGGAGTTCCTGGGGAGCCTAGCTCAGCAATGGCCCTGGGGGTCCCTAATGTTCCCAGAGACGGCATGTTTtacaaaggactttgggtttggctattgccttggagtctctgagaggtttgtgcaatcatggcctccaattatctgctttaattagtccctggagagtTTTGCACTGACACTCAGTGTggctcattaatgcctttagATACTGAAagtttttaaggtactttatggatttaagaatattttaggattctcctttccacactgagtctctgagaggtttttgtgccatcctggccaccACTTCcctcctccaaggagtccatgaggagcttGTGTTGGTATCTTCcccctttctgttttacaacGAAGATGggactgaaaatattttgtaagactttctGAAAGCATCCAAACAAACATAGTACTATTAacaatacaaaaacaaccactACAAAAATATTAGTCCTATTTAGCTAGACATCATCCAACCCTTTAGTCCCTTGGATTGGAAGAGTTTATTGGAtcagtctttgttttccttttgaagcTTCTTGAACCCTTCCTTCAGTACCTGAATGCCCTTGTGGATTGACTCGCTGTGGCTGAagaggttcatgcaacacatgccctcagagtctacacACCCATGCCCATGTGCCCAGAGTAAAAACTCTATCACTGTTCTGCAAGGTGGCATGTCTGATGGTCTCTACATCTGAGAGCAGACCACTCCATGTGAGGGAGGTAGTattggtttgcttacttaacaggCACCCGAGATGGTCTAattgtcctaaagctttagTTGCAGCCACCCAAGGTAATCCAAATTGGAGGTTCTACCATCCAATACCTGGATGAAAGctttcaaagccatctctttgatatcatcTAATACTTCTCTGGACATACCTGCTGCTTGAACATCTGGTAGGCTGcgttgtccttctccagctagatgGCTGATTGTCAATTCCGCCCTTGCCTCATTATTAGCATGGTCTGCTATTATTTGATTTAGAAAACACTTCCATCCCCCTTTTCACAGGGTCTATCCTGTAGGTGACAACAACATGGTCATAATACATTTAAATCATAGGGGGTTAACATGTGCTGTAAACATGGCCCTAATTGGGCCATTAAAACAAGGTAAGTCCCTCCTATGGTCTTTAGCTGCCCTACACAGCTCCTTGATTTCCTCATAAACCAGTGGCTGATACCTGGGATTCTGCCCCCTTCTATCACAACATATGGGGGCAAGGTGGAATTTCGAGACTATTTCCCAGTCTTCTTCCTTTCCCAGGGATCTTCCAGGGTTGAGGGGCAAGGTGGCTCTGAGGAGTCCAAACTGTCTTCTGGGGGGGAAGAATAACTTGGAGCAGAAACATTTGGATTAGAAATAGTTTGACAGCTGGGCTTAGGATCTTTGATCATGGGGGTTATATTGTTGCCGGAGGGTGAGGGAAAGGGCGCTGCCATTTTGTCAGGTGTTGGGGAGGAAGGGCCTTGATTTAGGATGTCATATTTCCAGGCTGGCCTTCTGGAGGCATGGCCCATGGTGGAGGTGGAATGATTGAAAGTGAGGGCATGACCTGCAGTTGTGGGGATGGAGTCTGGAGGTTCATTCAGGGcggaagagaaggttgtggtaGCAGGAAGTGGAGGAGCCAAGATGGAAGAAGGACGATCAGGCTCAGGGGCATCTGGAAAGTTTTTAATGATCCACCTCAcgattgattttaatttgttctttgaagATATTTGGTCATGATCAGTGAGAATTAACTTAAAGCATCCCTATACACAGCTTTCTACTTTGGTCATCCGGCtgccatttttctctttctccaccTTAGGTGGAACAGCCACTGGAACACCCCAAATCAGTTATGGGATGTGGATTCGTATTGTAAAAACCCAGGGGCAAAATGGGCAATAATTGTCCTGCgtttccccaaacccacctgcaatcctATGCAGGTGAAACTGTCATTGTCCCTGTGGATCCTGGCCGAGGTCCCTCGAAGCAATGATGAATCTGCCGGCCCAGCACAATCCAAAACCCCGGGGAGCACTGGCCTATCCATCAGCTCACCCCAGCTGACATGACTGAATGTCAGGGTCCCTGTTTGGGCACCAAATATCGCAATGAGGGTGGCTGTGACAAACCTTTCTGGTTCCCCAACTTCAGGGCAAGGGtggtgaaaatgtaaaaaagcagatgctggggaagatgaaacaggaaagtcttataaatatgattgtctggcaaaagattttgagagtatggaaactataagtgagattgaaatgaaagcaaacttTGACATACCAagccttagttactgaacaactggcaAACAATGGTATGGCCAGCTGAAAGTAATCTTCTTTTGATGAAATaataccctctgcttgcagacaggtccaaggGTCCGAGCAGACCCTACTAGCTTGACAAAGGGGGTCAAGAGAAGAGGTCCAAAGagtagtttttagggtttaaaatgtaacacagtatggtaatgtaatgattcttataggctgtatatAAATGCTATAAGATTTGTGTCTTGTATTAGATTGGTTAGTGGAAATTAGAATATGCAGTACAGAGGAAGATTTATTGTATAGTAATGGGAACTCCCCTCCTCGTTCGGGCATGCTTTTTGGGCACCTCTTTCAAGCTCCTCTTTCGGGCCTGCTCCAAGCAGTGGCTGGCATTTCCAAACAAGCTTCCTGCACCCACACTCATCCGTCATCTCCGTCCGTCCCAACCATCCTATCACCCAATGCTACAACAAGCAGGATCAATGGAGTTGCCCAAAAAAACTTTAgtaacagggtgaaaaacaataaacatggagaagtTGAGCAAAGAATGAGGAGTGGGATTCAAAGACCTGACATAAAGGCGAAGCAACAACATAGACACTTGGGGGTAGAACACTCTAGAACAATAACCCTACAGGAGAAACAAGTAACCAATAGGGAAGGAGAACTTGGACAACTTAGCATAACAACACTAAAGGCTTATGGGGGATTTCTCAAGCTCACCCTGAGTTAAACAGATGTTTCACAGGGCTTGAAAATCACACTCAGTTCTTTTGGGGTAAAATCTGGCTGATTCTGAGTTACAGCTGGGC contains:
- the LOC131093330 gene encoding olfactory receptor 14C36-like, translated to MSNSSSVRHFLLLALADTWQLQLLHFCLLLGITLAALLGNGLIISAIVCGHQLHTPMFFFLLNLALSDLGSICTTVPKAMHNSLWDTRTISYTGCAAQLFFFLFFLSVELSLLTIMCYDRYVSICKPLHYGTLLGSRVCAHMAAAAWAGGFLNAVMHTANTFSLPLCHGNALGQFFCEIPQILKLSCLHSNHRELGLIAVSVCLGLGCFVFIVFSYVQIFRAVLRIPSEQGRHKAFSTCLPHLAVISLFVSTGIFAQLKAPSISSPSLDVALSVLYSVVPPALNPLIYSLRNKELKAAVWRLMMGCLREH